One region of Caldimonas thermodepolymerans genomic DNA includes:
- the mdoH gene encoding glucans biosynthesis glucosyltransferase MdoH → MSPRGITPPHTSGPTAGASAPPIRRASMPAQPWHGFFRGLAAGLAGLLRRQDAAPAAPLAAWERAAITRRRVFLALIALSTTIATALMAQVQPPYQHPALQYGQIVLFALLFAWVSAGFFTAVMGFYVMLRGDRHALSRQDVRHDPIRPDARTAIIMPICNEHVSTVFAGLRATCESLANSGAQQLFDVYVLSDTSDPDIRSAEIKAWGELRETLGDNARIYYRWRQRRTKRKAGNVADFCRRWGRNYRYMVVLDADSVMSGDCLVNLVRLMEANPKAGIIQTAPQAVGHATIHARSQQFASRVTGRLFTLGMAYWQLGESHYWGHNAIIRVEPFMKHCGLAPLPGRGALSGEIMSHDFVEAALMRRAGYHVWLATDLTGSYEQQPPNLLEELQRDRRWCQGNLQNARLIAEPGLHAVHRAMLATGALAYASAPLWLAFVVLGVALWLTGGLGASVTAFGLPIAVGGLWVGTLAMLVLPRVLGIAGILLRGEQRFYGGTAVLLKSALLEAGLSVLQAPVRMVAHSVFVFAALTGWRIDWKSPPREAESLRWRDAARRLLPSTSVILGAAVAAAAVNPALMLWMAPIALPLLMAVPLAVFTSQEGRGRRVSERGLLRIPEETWTPAVLRHAWSYAARQQRPTRWADVLQDESLFDLVRTAMGNRHTDRGRRALARRQLLLDLSAERSAESLAPTERMRFLSEPQSLEQLRLRHSILRGQVYGRQLARDMDRPRAAPHALAINSLRPAGGNSRTLH, encoded by the coding sequence ATGAGCCCTCGCGGCATCACCCCGCCGCACACGTCCGGCCCCACGGCCGGCGCGAGTGCGCCGCCGATCCGCCGGGCATCCATGCCGGCCCAGCCGTGGCACGGTTTCTTCCGCGGCCTGGCCGCCGGACTGGCCGGCCTGCTGCGCCGCCAGGACGCCGCGCCCGCCGCACCGCTTGCCGCGTGGGAACGCGCCGCGATCACGCGCCGGCGCGTGTTCCTGGCGCTGATCGCCCTGTCCACCACCATCGCGACCGCGCTGATGGCGCAGGTGCAGCCGCCCTACCAGCACCCGGCCCTGCAATACGGCCAGATCGTGCTGTTCGCGCTGCTGTTCGCCTGGGTCTCGGCGGGCTTCTTCACCGCGGTGATGGGCTTCTACGTGATGCTGCGCGGCGATCGACACGCGCTGTCCAGGCAGGACGTCCGGCACGACCCGATCCGCCCGGACGCGCGCACCGCGATCATCATGCCGATCTGCAACGAGCACGTGAGCACCGTGTTCGCCGGCCTGCGCGCCACCTGCGAATCGCTCGCCAACTCCGGGGCGCAGCAGCTGTTCGACGTCTACGTGCTGTCCGACACCAGCGACCCGGACATCCGCAGCGCCGAGATCAAGGCCTGGGGCGAGCTGCGCGAGACACTGGGCGACAACGCCCGCATCTACTACCGCTGGCGCCAGCGCCGCACCAAGCGCAAGGCCGGCAACGTGGCCGACTTCTGCCGCCGCTGGGGACGCAACTACCGCTACATGGTGGTGCTGGACGCCGACAGCGTGATGAGCGGCGACTGCCTGGTCAACCTGGTGCGCCTGATGGAGGCCAACCCCAAGGCCGGCATCATCCAGACCGCGCCGCAGGCGGTCGGCCACGCCACCATCCACGCGCGCTCGCAGCAGTTCGCCAGCCGCGTCACCGGCCGGCTGTTCACGCTGGGCATGGCCTACTGGCAGCTGGGCGAGTCGCACTACTGGGGCCACAACGCGATCATCCGCGTCGAGCCCTTCATGAAACACTGCGGCCTGGCGCCGCTGCCCGGGCGCGGCGCGCTCAGCGGCGAGATCATGTCGCACGACTTCGTCGAGGCCGCGCTGATGCGCCGCGCCGGCTACCACGTCTGGCTGGCCACCGACCTGACCGGCAGCTACGAACAGCAGCCGCCCAACCTGCTGGAAGAGCTGCAGCGCGACCGCCGCTGGTGCCAGGGCAACCTGCAGAACGCGCGCCTGATCGCCGAGCCCGGCCTGCACGCCGTGCACCGCGCGATGCTGGCCACCGGCGCGCTGGCCTATGCCTCGGCACCGCTGTGGCTGGCCTTCGTGGTGCTGGGCGTCGCGCTGTGGCTCACCGGTGGCCTGGGCGCCAGCGTCACCGCGTTCGGCCTGCCGATCGCCGTCGGCGGCCTGTGGGTCGGCACGCTGGCCATGCTGGTGCTGCCGCGCGTGCTGGGCATTGCCGGCATCCTGCTGCGCGGCGAGCAGCGCTTCTACGGCGGCACCGCGGTGCTGCTCAAGAGCGCGCTGCTGGAAGCCGGGCTGTCCGTGCTGCAGGCGCCGGTGCGCATGGTGGCGCACAGCGTGTTCGTGTTCGCTGCCCTGACCGGCTGGCGCATCGACTGGAAGTCGCCCCCGCGCGAGGCCGAATCCCTGCGCTGGCGCGATGCCGCCCGCCGGCTGCTGCCCAGCACCTCGGTGATCCTGGGCGCGGCCGTGGCCGCCGCGGCCGTCAACCCGGCCCTGATGCTGTGGATGGCGCCGATCGCGCTGCCGCTGCTGATGGCGGTGCCGCTGGCCGTCTTCACCAGCCAGGAGGGCCGGGGCAGGCGCGTCAGCGAACGCGGCCTGCTGCGCATCCCGGAAGAAACCTGGACCCCGGCCGTGCTGCGCCACGCCTGGAGCTACGCGGCGCGCCAGCAGCGCCCGACCCGCTGGGCCGACGTGCTGCAGGACGAAAGCCTGTTCGACCTCGTGCGCACCGCGATGGGCAACCGCCACACCGACCGCGGCCGTCGCGCGCTGGCGCGCCGCCAGCTGCTGCTGGACCTGTCGGCCGAACGCAGCGCCGAAAGCCTCGCACCGACGGAGCGCATGCGCTTCCTGAGCGAGCCGCAGAGCCTGGAACAGCTGCGCCTGCGGCACAGCATCCTGCGCGGCCAGGTCTACGGCCGCCAGCTGGCACGCGACATGGACCGCCCGCGCGCCGCGCCGCACGCGCTGGCGATCAACAGCCTGCGCCCGGCCGGCGGCAACAGCCGCACGCTGCACTGA